In a genomic window of Choristoneura fumiferana chromosome 19, NRCan_CFum_1, whole genome shotgun sequence:
- the LOC141438734 gene encoding uncharacterized protein: MKLFELLFLCCVSWNLARCDDYPDELTDVCCSHGEVSALPLSSVKQCQTLDLPEYIEYEQEEGCRAAATSCCNEHFKLKDECEAGSKYAAAKRCNVPNTDVGKTCCDECSFGILTGESQGKEACGGPVETDVSPVTYLRKNIYYRCCVEAASKPETTTEKKVSSTMEAVRQVCKPGSCETDQECDDSDGVVRCPCRKGFRNQGGTCKDINECQLPRPPCPKYLCENTIGGYKCSGKQMAEGVTAAPTVAPAPKIEILCPTGFRVGSKDECVDINECAESTDNLCFKEDHVCHNIPGSFKCVPIKKREVGISCPAGFKRNVVNQVCDDINECQLPRPPCPKYLCENTIGGYKCSGKPGKPMAEGVTAAPTVAPAPKNDICPAGFRAGSNDECVDIDECEERLDDCQRLSQHCINTHGDFFCQDHVSKRCAPGFKVNSATGICEDIDECEESAEVCRRNQICINLPGAYDCKSKISTLPKLTTKSCQEGTRMRVGSSICEDIDECREGTHLCDQFQNCINTFGGHECRCKKGFGLDSASGSCVDIDECEMKLDNCGPGMYCLNVLGSFTCTRRSPTTSSTTSQYEYEYYDTDGEDNSTNDVGSAQPPASTSSTSRPTPKPTNPKPTTPRPTTRRPTTPKPTTPRPTTTSTTTPRPTTTSTTTSTSTTTSTTTPKPTLPPYRPPPSRYNPYGRPTSTRRPFTSRPYPAYPPTSTTEPTRPIGPDNGRFPSVVVPVPTDPDIIEKERNPDGGYEVNTGDLPKDRWINVIDKDKPEDFDINELHCLNGYEKNSAGECVDIDECNGRHICGALEACKNEQGGYRCDCIPGFMRDGNHDCVVIPTPTTWRPTTTSTTRRANRRTTTTSTTAAPTPSPEWSYPPPPPRPRPDPLFCEMGYNFSPNQGKCVDTDECATNRHSCVSNERCVNVEGGFRCETPAPAVTVPPRARPTESRPRLSDNNVITVGAQYGQRGPRYLRPSYSRLPNSGAIVASCPWGYEQTPDKLCFDIDECARNVSDCGPVQRCENFFGGYSCQCPGGHRLLGQTECEDVDECQYGIPCSYTSKCINTIGSYRCECNAGFRNAPSNDKVCVDVDECSETPNVCHQGCTNTWGSYRCYCNKGYKLDLDGKKCVDVDECAEWAASRGRGRLCGGDCVNEPGSYRCACPKGYRLSEDQHSCIDIDECDTGEAECARSGDAHQVCQNTRGSYHCHTISCPTGYQLEAKHRCSRIQRSCPMSDWSCLHQPSSYSYNFITFVANIYLPMGSVDLFTMHGPAWAESFMSFEMRLVGVQAGRAVQPADLSCFDTRPSGNVCVVSLLCSLAGPQVVELELTMSLYQRGQFAGSAVARLIVIVSQYEY; the protein is encoded by the exons ATGAAGTTATTTGAGTTGTTGTTTTTGTGTTGCGTGAGTTGGAACTTGGCGAGATGCGACG ATTACCCAGATGAGCTCACCGATGTGTGCTGTTCCCATGGGGAGGTATCGGCGCTGCCGCTGTCCTCGGTCAAGCAGTGCCAGACCCTGGACCTTCCGGAGTACATAGAGTATGAGCAGGAAGAGGGCTGCCGAGCGGCCGCGACCAGCTGCTGCAATGAACACTTCAA ATTAAAAGACGAATGTGAAGCTGGCTCCAAATATGCCGCGGCCAAACGATGTAATGTACCAAACACTGACGTCGGAAAG ACGTGCTGTGACGAGTGTTCCTTTGGGATTCTCACCGGAGAGTCGCAGGGCAAGGAAGCATGCGGAGGACCGGTGGAAACGGACGTCAGTCCGGTTACTTATTTaaggaaaaacatttattataggTGTTGTGTG GAAGCGGCATCAAAGCCTGAGACCACGACAGAGAAGAAAGTATCATCAACGATGGAAGCAGTGAGGCAGGTCTGCAAGCCAGGGTCCTGCGAAACGGACCAGGAATGTGACGATTCAGACGGGGTGGTGAGATGCCCCTGTCGGAAGGGCTTTAGAAATCAGGGCGGCACTTGTAAAG ATATAAACGAGTGCCAACTTCCCCGCCCTCCATGCCCGAAGTACCTGTGCGAGAACACGATAGGTGGCTACAAGTGCAGCGGCAAGCAGATGGCCGAGGGCGTCACCGCGGCTCCGACTGTTGCGCCCGCGCCGAAGATTGAAATATTATGCCCTACTGGCTTCAGAGTTGGTTCTAAAGATGAATGTGTTG ATATCAATGAATGTGCTGAATCCACTGACAACCTGTGTTTCAAAGAGGACCATGTGTGCCACAACATTCCTGGCTCCTTCAAATGCGTGCCCATTAAGAAGCGGGAAGTGGGGATCAGCTGTCCGGCGGGATTTAAGCGCAATGTGGTCAACCAGGTTTGCGATG ATATAAACGAGTGCCAACTGCCCCGCCCTCCATGCCCGAAGTACCTGTGCGAGAACACGATAGGTGGCTACAAGTGCAGCGGCAAGCCCGGCAAGCCGATGGCCGAGGGCGTCACCGCGGCTCCGACTGTTGCGCCCGCGCCGAAGAATGACATATGCCCTGCTGGCTTCAGAGCTGGTTCCAATGATGAATGTGTTG ACATAGACGAGTGCGAGGAACGGCTGGACGACTGCCAGCGTCTGTCGCAGCATTGCATCAACACGCACGGCGACTTCTTCTGCCAGGACCACGTCTCCAAGCGATGCGCGCCAGGGTTCAAGGTCAACAGTGCCACTGGAATCTGCGAAG atatCGACGAGTGCGAAGAAAGCGCTGAAGTGTGCAGGCGGAACCAGATCTGCATCAACCTGCCAGGAGCTTACGACTGCAAATCCAAAATCAGCACGTTGCCCAA GTTGACTACTAAGTCATGTCAGGAAGGAACAAGAATGCGGGTAGGGAGCTCGATTTGCGAAG ACATCGACGAGTGCCGGGAAGGCACACACTTGTGCGACCAGTTCCAGAACTGCATCAACACATTCGGTGGCCACGAGTGCCGCTGCAAGAAAGGCTTCGGGCTCGATTCTGCGTCAGGGTCATGCGTAG ACATAGACGAGTGCGAAATGAAGCTGGACAACTGCGGGCCGGGGATGTACTGCCTCAACGTGCTGGGATCGTTTACTTGTACGCGTCGCTCCCCCACCACCTCTTCCACCACATCCCAGTACGAATATGAATACTACGACACCGA TGGTGAAGACAACTCTACGAACGATGTTGGGTCAGCACAACCACCTGCGTCAACTTCGAGTACGTCTCGACCGACACCTAAACCTACTAATCCCAAACCAACTACCCCTAGACCGACTACCCGCAGACCAACCACCCCTAAACCAACTACTCCTAGACCAACAACTACTTCTACTACGACTCCGAGACCAACGACAACATCCACAACAACTTCTACATCAACAACCACATCAACCACTACACCCAAACCAACGTTACCACCATACCGCCCTCCACCATCGAGATACAATCCGTACGGTCGCCCAACAAGCACCAGACGACCATTTACTAGCAGACCGTATCCTGCATACCCGCCGACTTCCACAACTGAACCTACAAGACCTATTGGCCCAGATAATGGTAGATTTCCTAGTGTCGTAGTTCCAGTACCTACTGACCCAGATATAATTGAGAAAGAGAGGAATCCTGATGGAGGATATGAAGTGAATACAGGGGACCTGCCGAAGGACAGATGGATTAATGTCATCGACAAAGATAAGCCAGAGGATTTCGATATTAATGAGCTGCATTGTCTGAATGGTTATGAGAAGAATAGTGCAGGAGAATGCGTGG ACATAGACGAATGCAACGGCCGTCACATTTGCGGTGCTCTGGAAGCATGCAAGAACGAGCAAGGCGGTTACCGCTGCGATTGCATCCCAGGCTTCATGCGCGATGGCAACCACGACTGCGTCGTCATCCCCACCCCCACCACTTGGCGGCCCACCACCACCAGCACCACTAGACGTGCTAACAGAAGGACCACCACCACATCTACTACCGCTG CGCCCACGCCGTCGCCGGAGTGGTCTTATCCTCCGCCGCCGCCCAGGCCTCGGCCAGACCCACTGTTCTGCGAGATGGGGTATAACTTCAGTCCCAATCAAGGCAAATGCGTTG ACACAGACGAGTGCGCTACGAACCGACACTCATGCGTGTCAAACGAGAGATGTGTCAACGTCGAGGGCGGGTTCCGCTGTGAAACACCAGCACCTGCAG tgaCAGTCCCGCCTCGAGCCCGTCCTACAGAATCCCGCCCGCGCCTCAGCGACAACAACGTGATCACAGTGGGCGCCCAGTACGGGCAGCGGGGACCCCGGTACCTTAGGCCTTCGTACTCGCGGCTACCCAATTCCGGCGCCATTGTGGCCTCCTGCCCTTGGGGGTACGAACAGACCCCGGACAAATTGTGCTTCG ACATTGACGAATGCGCCCGCAACGTGTCAGATTGCGGCCCCGTGCAGCGCTGCGAGAACTTCTTCGGCGGGTACTCGTGCCAGTGCCCCGGCGGCCACCGCCTGCTGGGACAGACAGAGTGCGAAGACGTCGACGAGTGCCAGTATGGCATC CCTTGTTCGTACACCTCAAAGTGCATCAACACGATTGGTTCTTACCGCTGCGAGTGCAACGCTGGCTTCCGCAATGCTCCTTCCAACGACAAG GTATGCGTGGATGTCGACGAGTGCTCCGAGACGCCCAACGTGTGCCACCAGGGCTGCACCAACACCTGGGGCTCTTACCGGTGCTATTGCAACAAGGGGTACAAGCTTGACCTGGATGGCAA GAAATGTGTGGACGTGGACGAATGCGCCGAGTGGGCAGCCAGCCGCGGCCGGGGCCGTCTGTGTGGCGGTGACTGTGTAAACGAGCCTGGGAGCTACCGGTGTGCCTGTCCGAAAGGCTACCGTCTCTCAGAGGACCAGCATAGCTGTATCG ACATCGACGAGTGCGACACAGGCGAGGCAGAGTGCGCGCGTTCTGGAGATGCGCACCAAGTCTGTCAGAATACGCGTGGTAGCTACCACTGTCACACCATCAGCTGTCCCACTGGGTACCAGCTCGAGGCCAAGCA TCGGTGCTCGCGTATCCAGCGGTCGTGCCCGATGTCTGACTGGAGCTGCCTGCACCAGCCCAGCAGCTACAGCTACAACTTCATCACCTTCGTCGCCAACATCTATCTGCCGATGGGGAGC GTGGACCTGTTCACGATGCACGGACCGGCGTGGGCGGAGTCGTTCATGAGCTTCGAGATGCGGCTGGTGGGCGTGCAGGCCGGCCGCGCCGTGCAGCCCGCCGACCTCAGCTGCTTCGA CACGCGGCCCAGCGGCAACGTGTGCGTGGTGTCGCTGCTGTGCTCGCTGGCGGGCCCGCAGGTGGTCGAGCTGGAGCTGACGATGTCGCTGTACCAGCGCGGACAGTTCGCCGGGAGCGCCGTCGCCAGGCTCATCGTTATAGTGTCGCAGTACGAATACTAG